In Macrobrachium rosenbergii isolate ZJJX-2024 chromosome 47, ASM4041242v1, whole genome shotgun sequence, the following are encoded in one genomic region:
- the LOC136830560 gene encoding sodium- and chloride-dependent GABA transporter 1-like, whose protein sequence is MESNGRQGGPLEMNFSGTRTVIMPGVQTDQDGIARHNLPPALEPSNNRVQDNDDSLSPTRESTPTSGSQLNGHTEAGVDPSQGLPATKSSVKAWPLSNIQQQAKRMYQGLRKWVVRLFLYLAGPVPTRQKWNSTSDSIMGLLAAVVGLGNMWRFPYYCYKHKGVYFLIAYGVTLVVLGFPLTVVDISIGQYLSLGPTNAYASMAPLFSGVGWAMVLSSALISIYYAVVLGWTITYIQHSARKDFTFAPNRTASGLGLPDDNYQKSVEFFRNEVVHLNDDKDFEIQPQLVLGLGLTWLFVTLTLVRGIRSSSKVMYFTNTFPYAVMLLLLAYSYLKYDLDVWNNSFDLYFSPKQVDATKLLTWEIWTDAASQVLFTLGHLFGGAITLASYNDLRQNTLWTALFIILWDTAASFLCGCLVFVSLSKLTSDLNVEIEALFNANHTVGRMGVEVVFIAYPAFLANVNAPIWFVLFFMMILTLGIDSLMGLVETITTALFDNFTRLRSRYFPNVCAVIFVMFLLGLPTCTGTGFYIVECMHSYTCSLSLPLLRIPHIILVCYVFGFDNLMAIIRQELKITVPKFIEWYLRLALKYISPVAFFGLIIWAARNTELPGLGDHTLPGVYTPLGWILSISPFLLVPAFAVYKYIQLKDKDWRLLLRPTQDFLPAYLREHSKRPDFILAYD, encoded by the exons ATGGAGAGCAACGGGCGACAAGGAGGGCCTCTTGAAATGAACTTTTCTGGCACCAGAACTGTAATCATGCCTGGAGTTCAAACTGATCAAGATGGCATCGCCAGGCACAACCTGCCACCTGCCTTGGAGCCAAGCAACAACAGAGTGCAGGACAACGACGACTCTCTTAGTCCCACCAGGGAAAGCACTCCAACCAGTGGTTCTCAGCTCAATGGACATACAGAGGCAGGGGTAGACCCCAGCCAAGGTCTTCCAGCAACAAAGAGTTCCGTTAAAGCCTGGCCATTGAGCAATATTCAACAGCAAGCTAAGAGAATGTATCAG GGTTTAAGGAAATGGGTGGTGAGACTGTTCCTGTACTTGGCAGGACCCGTCCCGACGAGACAGAAATGGAACAGCACATCAGACAGCATTATGGGACTATTGGCTGCAGTGGTGGGTCTGGGCAACATGTGGCGATTCCCATACTACTGCTACAAACATAAGGGAG TGTACTTCCTCATCGCCTACGGCGTCACCCTGGTGGTGCTCGGCTTCCCTCTGACGGTGGTCGACATATCCATTGGACAGTACCTGAGTCTCGGACCCACGAACGCCTATGCTTCAATGGCGCCTTTATTCTCTG GTGTAGGCTGGGCGATGGTGCTGTCATCTGCTCTTATAAGCATTTACTACGCTGTTGTTTTGGGCTGGACCATCACCTACATTCAGCACTCCGCCAGGAAAGACTTCACTTTCGCCCCTAATCGCACAG ctTCCGGACTTGGCTTACCAGACGATAACTACCAAAAGTCAGTGGAGTTTTTCAG AAATGAAGTGGTCCACTTGAACGACGACAAGGACTTCGAGATCCAGCCTCAGTTAGTTCTGGGTCTTGGTCTAACCTGGCTGTTTGTCACGCTGACCCTTGTCCGTGGCATCAGGAGTTCAAGCAAGGTCATGTACTTCACCAATACGTTCCCGTATGCTGTGATGTTACTACTTTTGGCCTATA GTTACCTGAAGTATGACCTGGATGTATGGAATAATAGCTTCGATTTATATTTCTCCCCAAAACAG GTGGACGCCACCAAACTGCTGACGTGGGAAATATGGACTGATGCTGCTTCACAAGTTTTGTTCACCTTGGGTCACCTTTTCGGAGGCGCCATAACCCTAGCTTCTTACAATGACCTGCGACAAAATACCCTCTG GACTGCGCTGTTCATCATCTTGTGGGACACTGCAGCGTCATTCCTCTGTGGGTGTCTGGTCTTTGTCTCCCTGAGTAAGCTGACCTCTGACTTGAATGTGGAAATTGAAGCTCTGTTCAACGCCAATCACACAGTCGGCAGAATGGGGGTGGAAGTCGTCTTCATAGCGTACCCAGCTTTCTTGGCCAATGTGAATGCCCCTATTTGGTTTGTGCTCTTCTTCATGATGATCCTGACACTGGGCATCGATAGTCTG ATGGGACTCGTGGAAACCATCACAACGGCCCTCTTTGACAACTTCACCCGTCTAAGGAGTCGCTACTTCCCAAATGTGTGCGCAGTCATTTTCGTGATGTTTCTCCTTGGTCTCCCAACGTGTACGGGCACCGGGTTCTACATCGTAGAGTGCATGCACTCGTACACGTGCAGTCTGAGCCTTCCTCTCCTTAGGATCCCACACATCATCCTCGTCTGTTATGTATTTG GATTTGATAATCTGATGGCAATCATAAGGCAGGAGTTGAAAATCACAGTTCCTAAATTTATTGAATGGTACCTGAGGTTGGCACTGAAGTATATCTCTCCTGTGGCCTTTTTT GGTCTCATCATATGGGCAGCCAGAAACACTGAACTCCCCGGCCTGGGGGACCACACACTCCCTGGCGTATACACCCCCCTAGGGTGGATCCTGTCCATTTCCCCATTTCTCCTGGTGCCAGCCTTCGCCGTTTACAAGTACATCCAGTTAAAAGATAAG GACTGGCGTTTGCTTCTGAGACCAACTCAAGATTTCCTTCCAGCCTACCTGAGGGAGCATTCCAAAAGGCCAGACTTTATACTGGCATACGACTGA